One genomic window of Streptomyces sp. NBC_01276 includes the following:
- a CDS encoding aldehyde dehydrogenase family protein, giving the protein MARYAAPGTEGALMTYASRYDHFIGGEYVEPARGRYFENPSPVNGRPFTEIARGTAEDVERALDAAHAAAPAWGRTSVTERSAVLLRIADRMERNLEALAVAETWENGKPVRETLAADIPLAIDQFRYFAGALRAQEGALSQLDDDTVAYHFHEPLGVVAQIIPWNFPVLMAVWKLAPALTAGNTVVLKPAEQTPASVHYWLSLVSDLLPPGVVNVVNGFGEEAGKPLASSPRVAKVAFTGETSTGRLIMQYAAEHLKPVTLELGGKSPNLFFDDIWTTDDDLRDKALEGFTMFALNQGEVCTSPSRALIERGRYGDFLDAAVARTELIVPGHPLDTDTMIGAQASAEQLRKVLSYVEIGQREGAKVLTGGGRIDHGGDLAGGFYVQPTIFEGDNRMRIFQEEIFGPVVSVTSFEDFDDAVRIANDTSYGLGAGVWTRDINTAYRAGRAIQAGRVWTNCYHAYPAHAAFGGYKQSGIGRETHKMMLEHYQQTKNLLVSYSPKKLGLF; this is encoded by the coding sequence ATGGCCCGTTACGCTGCGCCCGGGACCGAGGGCGCGCTGATGACGTACGCGTCCCGCTACGACCACTTCATCGGCGGCGAGTACGTCGAACCGGCCCGGGGGCGGTACTTCGAGAACCCCTCCCCCGTGAACGGCCGGCCCTTCACCGAGATCGCGCGGGGCACGGCGGAGGACGTGGAGCGGGCCCTGGACGCGGCGCACGCGGCGGCCCCCGCCTGGGGCCGCACCTCGGTCACCGAGCGGTCCGCGGTCCTGCTGCGCATCGCGGACCGGATGGAGCGGAACCTGGAGGCCCTCGCGGTCGCGGAGACGTGGGAGAACGGCAAGCCGGTCCGCGAGACCCTCGCCGCGGACATACCCCTCGCGATCGACCAGTTCCGCTACTTCGCGGGCGCGCTGCGCGCCCAGGAGGGGGCGCTGAGCCAGCTCGACGACGACACGGTGGCCTACCACTTCCACGAGCCGCTGGGCGTGGTCGCCCAGATCATCCCGTGGAACTTCCCCGTCCTGATGGCCGTGTGGAAACTCGCCCCGGCGCTCACGGCCGGCAACACCGTGGTCCTCAAGCCGGCCGAGCAGACGCCGGCTTCGGTGCACTACTGGCTGAGCCTGGTGTCCGACCTGCTGCCGCCGGGCGTGGTGAACGTCGTCAACGGTTTCGGCGAGGAGGCGGGCAAGCCGCTCGCGTCGAGCCCGCGCGTGGCGAAGGTGGCCTTCACCGGGGAGACCTCGACCGGGCGTCTGATCATGCAGTACGCGGCCGAGCACCTGAAGCCGGTCACCCTGGAGCTCGGCGGCAAGAGTCCGAACCTGTTCTTCGACGACATCTGGACGACGGACGACGACCTGCGCGACAAGGCCCTGGAGGGCTTCACGATGTTCGCGCTGAACCAGGGCGAGGTCTGTACGAGCCCGTCGCGCGCCCTGATCGAGCGCGGCCGGTACGGCGATTTCCTGGACGCGGCGGTCGCCCGTACGGAACTGATCGTGCCGGGCCATCCCCTGGACACGGACACGATGATCGGTGCGCAGGCCTCGGCGGAACAGCTGAGGAAGGTCCTGTCGTACGTGGAGATCGGCCAGCGGGAGGGCGCGAAGGTCCTCACGGGCGGCGGGCGCATCGACCACGGCGGTGACCTGGCGGGCGGTTTCTACGTCCAGCCGACCATCTTCGAGGGGGACAACCGGATGCGGATCTTCCAGGAGGAGATCTTCGGTCCGGTGGTGTCGGTGACGTCCTTCGAGGACTTCGACGACGCCGTGCGCATCGCCAACGACACGTCCTACGGCCTGGGGGCCGGCGTCTGGACCCGCGACATCAACACGGCCTACCGCGCGGGCCGCGCGATCCAGGCGGGCCGCGTCTGGACGAACTGCTACCACGCCTACCCGGCCCATGCCGCCTTCGGCGGGTACAAGCAGTCGGGCATCGGCCGCGAGACCCACAAGATGATGCTGGAGCACTACCAGCAGACGAAGAACCTGCTGGTCAGTTACTCCCCGAAGAAGCTCGGCCTCTTTTGA
- a CDS encoding GAF domain-containing protein, which produces MGGPSLALPGGADPVERTRVLRRAHEAFTRDGRVEPPVRAVIARSWRRCARARVSPECAPRLELAGADLRDYRAAHPLARVMPLFRDLVGAFAAHGAHLLAVCDARGALLWVEGEPATLRRAERLGFVPGARWAETAMGTNAPGTAVALGEPVQVFGAEHFSRLVHPWTCAAAPVRDPATGRVLGAVDITGGDGLAHPHSLAFVQAVARAAEAQLALLAPQPADGARDSLSALGRDEALLVLGGRRIVLGRRHSEIVALLAQHPEGLSGEELAHALYENESVSAVTLRAEVSRLRTLLGAGNLLSRPYRTAAPVEADFTAVTRHLAAGAVSAGLSRYAGPLLPASGAPGIVRLRRRIEDQARAAVIARADAGLLTDWVCSAWGAEDPEVWRALAAALPPEGRPAALARVRALDAELGGGPQRMPRRYATYPQPARS; this is translated from the coding sequence ATGGGCGGTCCGTCGTTGGCGCTGCCGGGCGGGGCCGATCCCGTCGAGCGCACGCGCGTCCTGCGGCGGGCGCACGAGGCCTTCACCCGGGACGGGCGCGTCGAACCGCCGGTCCGGGCGGTGATCGCCCGGTCCTGGCGGCGGTGCGCGCGGGCGCGGGTCAGCCCGGAGTGCGCGCCCCGGCTGGAGCTGGCCGGGGCGGACCTGCGGGACTACCGCGCGGCACACCCCCTGGCCCGGGTGATGCCCCTGTTCCGGGACCTCGTCGGGGCGTTCGCGGCCCATGGGGCCCATCTGCTCGCGGTGTGCGACGCGCGCGGCGCGCTCCTGTGGGTCGAGGGGGAACCGGCGACCCTGCGGCGGGCCGAGCGGCTGGGCTTCGTACCGGGGGCCCGCTGGGCGGAGACCGCGATGGGGACCAACGCACCCGGCACGGCGGTCGCGCTCGGGGAGCCCGTCCAGGTCTTCGGGGCCGAACACTTCAGCCGCCTCGTGCACCCCTGGACCTGCGCGGCGGCCCCGGTGCGCGATCCCGCCACCGGACGGGTGCTGGGGGCGGTCGACATCACCGGCGGCGACGGACTGGCCCACCCCCACTCGCTCGCCTTCGTGCAGGCGGTGGCCCGGGCCGCCGAGGCCCAGCTGGCGCTGCTCGCGCCGCAGCCGGCCGACGGGGCCCGGGACAGCCTCTCGGCGCTCGGCCGCGACGAGGCCCTGCTGGTGCTCGGCGGCCGGCGGATCGTGCTGGGGCGGCGGCACAGCGAGATCGTGGCCCTGCTCGCACAGCACCCCGAGGGCCTGTCGGGGGAGGAACTCGCCCACGCGCTGTACGAGAACGAGTCGGTCTCGGCGGTGACCCTGCGCGCGGAAGTGTCCCGGCTGCGCACGCTGCTGGGCGCCGGGAACCTGCTCTCCCGTCCCTACCGGACCGCCGCCCCCGTGGAGGCCGACTTCACCGCGGTCACCCGGCACCTGGCCGCCGGCGCGGTGTCGGCCGGCCTGTCCCGGTACGCGGGCCCCCTGCTGCCGGCCTCCGGCGCGCCGGGCATCGTACGGCTGCGGCGGCGCATCGAGGACCAGGCGCGGGCGGCGGTGATCGCCCGCGCGGACGCGGGGCTGCTGACCGACTGGGTGTGCAGTGCGTGGGGAGCGGAGGACCCGGAGGTGTGGCGGGCGCTGGCGGCGGCCCTGCCGCCGGAGGGCCGGCCGGCCGCGCTGGCCCGCGTACGGGCCCTGGACGCGGAGTTGGGCGGCGGCCCGCAGCGGATGCCCCGGCGGTACGCAACGTACCCGCAACCCGCCCGCTCCTAG
- a CDS encoding MOSC domain-containing protein, with translation MSRARIRAVSSNAEYSFTKPNRESITLLAGLGVEGDVHAGVTVKHRSRVAADPTQPNLRQVHLIHQELFDEVAAAGFSVGPGQLGENVTTEGIDLHALPTGALLRLGEEAVVEVTGLRNPCPQINAFQDGLLKQVVGRDEEGRVIRKAGIMGVVHRGGTIRPGDAITVTLPDLPHVPLERV, from the coding sequence ATGAGCAGGGCACGGATCAGGGCGGTCAGCAGCAACGCCGAGTACTCGTTCACCAAGCCCAACCGGGAGAGCATCACGCTGCTCGCGGGCCTGGGGGTGGAGGGCGACGTGCACGCGGGGGTCACGGTCAAACACCGTTCACGGGTGGCCGCCGACCCGACCCAGCCGAATCTGCGCCAGGTGCACCTGATCCACCAGGAGCTGTTCGACGAGGTGGCGGCGGCGGGATTCAGCGTCGGACCGGGCCAGCTCGGGGAGAACGTCACCACCGAGGGCATAGACCTGCACGCGCTGCCGACGGGCGCCCTCCTGCGCCTCGGCGAGGAGGCGGTGGTCGAGGTGACCGGGTTGCGCAATCCCTGCCCGCAGATCAACGCCTTCCAGGACGGGCTGCTCAAGCAGGTCGTCGGCCGGGATGAAGAGGGCCGGGTGATCCGCAAGGCCGGGATCATGGGCGTGGTCCACCGGGGAGGCACGATCCGCCCCGGCGACGCCATCACGGTGACCCTGCCCGACCTCCCGCACGTTCCGCTCGAACGCGTCTGA
- a CDS encoding oxygenase MpaB family protein: MQRYDRLREILRLDPDKDFLAIYRLTATYEFPWDFTRALELALFRTYAVPSIGSLLAETAEFTRHAQKRYDDTALLLDAVVEHGFDSDTARTAIRRVNQMHRSYDISDDDMRYVLCTFVVIPARWIDAYGWRPLTHHERRACATYYATLGRHLGIKDVPGSYEEFETTLNAYERAHFGWDEGGREVADSTLDLMASWYPAPLAPAVRRASLTLLDEPLLSAFRYEPPGPGLRRLVRGALWLRGRAVRLLPPRRAPHYARQNPEIKGYPDGYDVGELGTFPVPGAGGCPVPHPRRPAGAEAQPPA, encoded by the coding sequence GTGCAGCGTTACGACCGGCTGAGGGAGATCCTCCGGCTCGACCCCGACAAGGACTTCCTGGCCATCTACCGGCTCACCGCCACCTATGAGTTCCCGTGGGACTTCACCCGCGCCCTGGAACTCGCGCTCTTCCGCACCTACGCCGTCCCCTCCATCGGCAGCCTGCTCGCCGAGACGGCCGAATTCACCCGGCACGCCCAGAAGCGCTACGACGACACCGCGCTGCTCCTCGACGCGGTCGTCGAGCACGGCTTCGACAGCGACACGGCGCGCACCGCGATCCGCCGCGTCAACCAGATGCACCGCAGCTACGACATCTCCGACGACGACATGCGCTACGTCCTGTGCACGTTCGTCGTGATCCCCGCCCGCTGGATCGACGCCTACGGCTGGCGCCCGCTGACCCACCACGAGCGGCGGGCCTGCGCCACCTACTACGCCACCCTCGGCCGTCATCTGGGCATCAAGGACGTTCCTGGCTCCTACGAGGAGTTCGAGACCACCCTGAACGCCTACGAACGGGCGCACTTCGGCTGGGACGAAGGGGGCCGGGAGGTCGCCGACTCCACCCTCGACCTCATGGCGTCCTGGTACCCGGCACCGCTCGCCCCCGCCGTGCGCCGCGCGAGCCTCACCCTCCTCGACGAGCCGCTGCTGAGCGCCTTCCGCTACGAGCCCCCGGGCCCCGGCCTCCGACGCCTGGTCCGGGGCGCGCTGTGGCTCCGGGGCCGCGCGGTGCGGCTCCTGCCGCCCCGCCGGGCCCCCCACTACGCCCGCCAGAACCCGGAGATCAAGGGCTACCCGGACGGCTACGACGTCGGCGAGCTCGGTACGTTCCCCGTGCCCGGCGCGGGCGGCTGCCCCGTGCCGCATCCGCGCCGCCCGGCCGGAGCCGAAGCCCAGCCGCCCGCGTAG
- a CDS encoding class I SAM-dependent methyltransferase: protein MSRTNEDHTHVQEFFGTRAAGWDRKFPEDGPAFTAAVGELGLGPGDRVLDAGCGTGRALPPLRAAVGPSGTVLGVDLTERMLAAAREAGRDADGTLLLADVARLPLRDGSLDAVFAAGLIAHLPDPAANLRELARAVRPGGRLALFHPIGRAALAARHGRELTPDDLRAEHNLRPLLSGSGWDMTSYADEDAHFLVLAARRP, encoded by the coding sequence ATGAGCCGTACGAACGAGGACCACACACACGTGCAGGAGTTCTTCGGGACACGCGCCGCCGGCTGGGACCGCAAGTTCCCCGAGGACGGGCCCGCCTTCACGGCCGCCGTGGGCGAGCTGGGCCTGGGCCCCGGCGACCGGGTGCTCGACGCGGGCTGCGGGACGGGCCGGGCCCTGCCCCCGCTGCGCGCGGCCGTCGGCCCTTCCGGAACCGTGCTCGGCGTGGACCTCACCGAGCGGATGCTGGCCGCCGCGCGGGAGGCCGGGCGGGACGCCGACGGCACCCTGCTGCTCGCCGACGTGGCCCGGCTGCCGCTGCGCGACGGATCCCTCGACGCGGTGTTCGCGGCCGGGCTGATCGCGCACCTGCCCGACCCGGCGGCGAACCTGCGCGAGCTCGCCCGTGCGGTCCGCCCCGGCGGCCGCCTCGCGCTGTTTCACCCGATCGGGCGAGCGGCGCTCGCCGCCCGCCACGGTCGCGAGCTGACCCCGGACGACCTGCGGGCGGAGCACAACCTCCGCCCGCTGCTGTCCGGTTCGGGCTGGGACATGACCTCGTACGCCGACGAGGACGCCCACTTCCTGGTCCTGGCGGCCCGCCGCCCCTGA
- a CDS encoding MHYT domain-containing protein, giving the protein MGHLDHAAYGWLTPALSYVMASIGAALGLRCTVRALAATGASRRNWLLTAASAIGTGIWTMHFVAMLGFHVTGTEIHYNVPLTILSLLVAVLVVGAGVFAVGYGPARGRSLVLGGLTTGLGVASMHYLGMAALRLHGRVVYDPLTVGLSVVIAVVAATAALWAALNIKSPAAVAVASLVMGLAVSSMHYTGMLAVSVRVTPSDQALPGATSLQFIFPLAVGLGSYLFITAAFVALSPTADERAASASASGAVTVPSTGPGAPGRPGEGAVPAH; this is encoded by the coding sequence ATGGGACACCTGGACCACGCCGCCTATGGCTGGCTGACACCCGCACTGTCATATGTGATGGCATCGATCGGCGCCGCCCTCGGACTGCGCTGCACCGTCCGCGCGCTCGCCGCCACCGGGGCCTCCCGACGCAACTGGCTCCTCACGGCGGCCTCGGCCATCGGCACCGGCATCTGGACGATGCACTTCGTCGCGATGCTCGGCTTCCACGTCACCGGCACCGAGATCCACTACAACGTGCCGCTGACCATCCTCAGCCTGCTCGTCGCGGTGCTCGTCGTCGGCGCCGGGGTCTTCGCCGTCGGCTACGGCCCGGCCCGCGGCCGGTCCCTCGTCCTCGGCGGTCTGACCACCGGACTCGGCGTCGCGAGCATGCACTACCTCGGCATGGCGGCCCTGCGCCTGCACGGCCGGGTCGTCTACGACCCGCTCACCGTCGGGCTCTCCGTCGTCATCGCCGTCGTCGCCGCCACCGCCGCCCTCTGGGCCGCGCTCAACATCAAGTCGCCGGCGGCCGTGGCCGTCGCCTCGCTGGTGATGGGCCTCGCGGTCAGCAGCATGCACTACACCGGGATGCTGGCCGTCTCCGTCCGCGTCACCCCCTCGGACCAGGCGCTGCCCGGAGCCACCTCCCTGCAGTTCATCTTCCCGCTCGCGGTCGGGCTCGGCTCCTACCTGTTCATCACCGCCGCGTTCGTGGCGCTGTCCCCGACCGCCGACGAACGCGCCGCGTCCGCCTCGGCCTCCGGTGCCGTCACCGTCCCCTCGACCGGACCCGGGGCCCCCGGCCGACCGGGCGAGGGCGCCGTGCCCGCGCACTGA
- a CDS encoding nitrate- and nitrite sensing domain-containing protein: protein MPPARGRRAHAGPPAEEPPVPDPVPDPRTVPAGGAPAGTRPRIRLRPATVRAKIVSLLMVPVVSLLGLWAFATVAAAQDVARLSRVRQADAEIRTPVAAALTELQAERRAAVRFLADPASDQAAALEQQARRTDDAVRRLRLGNRHTVADSGDYHGDVVTRLDTFVSRAEGLGATRKDVTGRRATPDGAYAVYTEAADSALAVEGALSGGQDPEPGPDRRVLLEFTRAGEMLSREDVLLAVPGPRSPDALRRLTGVIENRRTLTAATAPDLPAAQRAAWESVAKSASYAELTGAEDKALAAAPVATAPAGGATAQREAPREAPRGVPAGWEAAYTSVSGSMRDIRLAAAAGSAGRADPLAEGLLGPAGAAVLLGLAAVAASLVISVRIGRTLVVELVALRNTALEIAHRKLPDAMDRLRAGRAVDIDTGVEAGPVPGRTSEDEITQVGTALSTVHRAALSAAVERAEFASGVSGVFVNLARRSQVLVHKQLNLLDSMERRADDPDELDDLFRLDHLTTRMRRHAESLIILSGAAPGRAWRVPVPLTNVVRAAVSEIEDYPRVEVRGLAEAAVVGASVADLTHLLAELVENATQFSPPHTKVRVSGEPVGAGYVLEVEDRGLGMGREALADANRRIEHSEDLDLFDSDRLGLFVVSRLSSRHGVRVRLRPSPYGGTTAVVLLPNSLLQGAIGPGPASAPTTPDPGPVSPAGAGQPERPAAVSVVRETVRGVPAPGRPSAPAPASAPAPASGPAPVSAAPGAPGPQGSRPAPVAPLRPRGPGGTGTRTHPVSAPAPAPVPAPALTAASVTELPRRVRQASLVPQLREASVAQAPGAGNAEEPPDRSPEQARDRMAAFRAGWARGTRETSNPNGGPHAGSEGEV, encoded by the coding sequence GTGCCACCGGCGCGCGGCCGCCGGGCGCACGCCGGTCCCCCCGCCGAGGAACCACCGGTCCCGGACCCGGTCCCGGATCCGCGTACCGTCCCGGCCGGGGGCGCGCCCGCCGGCACGCGCCCCCGGATCCGGCTGCGCCCCGCCACCGTCCGGGCGAAGATCGTCTCGCTGCTGATGGTCCCGGTCGTCTCCCTGCTCGGCCTGTGGGCCTTCGCCACCGTCGCCGCCGCCCAGGACGTCGCCCGGCTCAGCCGGGTCCGGCAGGCCGACGCCGAGATCCGCACCCCCGTCGCGGCCGCCCTGACCGAGCTCCAGGCCGAACGCCGGGCCGCCGTCCGCTTCCTGGCCGATCCGGCCTCCGACCAGGCGGCGGCCCTGGAACAGCAGGCCCGGCGCACGGACGACGCCGTACGCCGGCTCCGCCTCGGGAACCGGCACACCGTCGCCGACTCCGGCGACTACCACGGCGACGTGGTCACCCGACTGGACACCTTCGTCTCCCGCGCGGAAGGGCTCGGCGCGACCCGCAAGGACGTGACCGGGCGCCGCGCCACCCCGGACGGCGCCTACGCGGTCTACACCGAGGCGGCCGACTCCGCCCTCGCCGTCGAGGGCGCCCTCTCCGGCGGTCAGGACCCCGAACCCGGCCCCGACCGCCGCGTCCTGCTGGAGTTCACCCGAGCCGGCGAGATGCTCTCCCGCGAGGACGTCCTGCTCGCCGTGCCGGGACCCCGCAGCCCCGACGCGCTCCGCCGCCTGACCGGTGTGATCGAGAACCGCCGCACACTGACCGCCGCCACCGCCCCGGACCTGCCGGCGGCCCAGCGCGCCGCCTGGGAGTCCGTGGCGAAGAGCGCGTCCTACGCCGAGCTCACGGGCGCGGAGGACAAGGCCCTGGCCGCCGCCCCCGTTGCTACCGCCCCCGCCGGAGGCGCGACGGCGCAGCGGGAGGCCCCCCGCGAGGCGCCGCGCGGAGTGCCCGCCGGGTGGGAGGCGGCGTACACGAGCGTCAGCGGCTCGATGCGCGACATCCGGCTGGCCGCCGCCGCCGGGTCCGCGGGCCGGGCCGACCCGCTCGCCGAGGGCCTGCTCGGCCCCGCCGGGGCGGCGGTACTGCTGGGGCTGGCCGCCGTCGCCGCCTCGCTGGTCATCTCCGTCCGCATCGGCCGCACCCTGGTCGTCGAACTGGTCGCGCTGCGCAACACCGCCCTGGAGATCGCCCACCGCAAGCTCCCGGACGCCATGGACCGGCTCCGCGCGGGCCGGGCCGTGGACATCGACACCGGCGTCGAGGCCGGGCCCGTGCCCGGACGGACCAGCGAGGACGAGATCACACAGGTCGGTACCGCGCTGTCCACCGTCCACCGGGCGGCTCTGAGCGCCGCCGTCGAACGGGCCGAATTCGCCAGCGGGGTGAGCGGGGTCTTCGTCAACCTCGCCCGCCGCAGCCAGGTCCTCGTGCACAAGCAGCTCAACCTGCTGGACTCCATGGAGCGGCGCGCCGACGACCCCGACGAGCTCGACGACCTCTTCCGGCTCGACCACCTCACCACCCGGATGCGCCGCCACGCGGAAAGCCTGATCATCCTCTCGGGCGCCGCTCCCGGCCGGGCCTGGCGCGTGCCGGTCCCGCTCACGAACGTCGTGCGCGCCGCCGTCTCCGAGATCGAGGACTACCCGAGGGTCGAGGTCCGAGGCCTCGCCGAAGCCGCCGTCGTCGGCGCTTCGGTGGCCGACCTGACCCACCTCCTCGCCGAACTCGTCGAGAACGCCACCCAGTTCTCCCCGCCGCACACCAAGGTCCGGGTCAGCGGCGAGCCCGTCGGCGCCGGGTACGTCCTGGAGGTCGAGGACCGGGGGCTCGGCATGGGCCGCGAGGCGCTGGCCGACGCCAACCGCCGCATCGAGCACTCCGAGGACCTCGACCTCTTCGACAGCGACCGCCTCGGCCTGTTCGTGGTCAGCCGTCTCTCCTCCCGACACGGGGTGCGGGTGCGCCTGCGGCCGTCGCCCTACGGAGGCACGACCGCGGTCGTGCTGCTGCCCAACTCCCTGCTCCAGGGCGCGATCGGGCCCGGCCCCGCCTCCGCCCCCACCACCCCCGACCCCGGCCCCGTGTCCCCGGCCGGTGCGGGGCAGCCGGAGCGGCCCGCGGCCGTGAGTGTCGTACGGGAGACCGTGCGCGGCGTCCCGGCGCCCGGCCGGCCGTCCGCCCCGGCGCCCGCCTCCGCCCCGGCGCCCGCCTCCGGCCCGGCCCCCGTCTCCGCCGCGCCCGGCGCCCCCGGACCGCAGGGGTCGCGCCCCGCTCCGGTCGCCCCCCTCCGGCCGCGCGGCCCCGGTGGCACGGGCACCCGTACGCACCCGGTGTCCGCCCCCGCCCCGGCCCCCGTGCCCGCCCCTGCCCTCACCGCGGCGTCGGTCACCGAACTGCCGCGCCGGGTACGGCAGGCCAGCCTGGTCCCGCAGCTGCGCGAGGCGTCCGTCGCCCAGGCCCCCGGCGCCGGGAACGCCGAGGAGCCCCCGGACCGCAGCCCCGAACAGGCCCGGGACCGGATGGCCGCCTTCCGGGCGGGCTGGGCGCGCGGGACCCGGGAGACCTCGAACCCGAACGGCGGCCCCCACGCGGGCAGCGAAGGAGAAGTGTGA
- a CDS encoding roadblock/LC7 domain-containing protein, whose amino-acid sequence MGRGIGHGNDADPVRRSGELDWLLDDLVTRVREVRHAVVLSNDGLAVGSSSALSREDAEHLAAVASGFHSLAKGAGRHFRTGGVRQTMVEMDEGHLFVAAAGDGSCLAVLSAAGADIGLIAYEMARLVKRVGEHLYAPPRFAVRPPAAG is encoded by the coding sequence ATGGGCCGCGGGATCGGCCACGGGAACGATGCCGACCCGGTGCGCCGGTCCGGCGAGCTGGACTGGCTGCTGGACGACCTGGTGACGCGGGTCCGCGAGGTCCGGCACGCCGTCGTCCTGTCCAACGACGGCCTGGCCGTGGGCTCCTCCAGTGCGCTGAGCAGGGAGGACGCCGAGCACCTCGCCGCCGTGGCCTCCGGGTTCCACAGCCTGGCCAAGGGCGCGGGCCGGCACTTCCGCACCGGGGGCGTGCGCCAGACGATGGTGGAGATGGACGAGGGCCACCTCTTCGTCGCTGCCGCGGGCGACGGCTCCTGCCTGGCCGTCCTCAGCGCGGCCGGTGCCGACATCGGGTTGATCGCCTACGAGATGGCCCGGCTGGTCAAGCGGGTCGGCGAGCACCTGTACGCCCCGCCCCGGTTCGCGGTCCGCCCGCCGGCCGCAGGGTGA
- a CDS encoding DUF742 domain-containing protein → MDDQWYDAEAGPLVRPYAMTGGRTKPGPHGVRFDLIALVVVDPAAGGTGEEALLGPEHRALLGLCRDETQSVAELAADADLPVGVVRVLLGDLLEAGHVKVSRPVPPARLPEMRILREVIEGLRAL, encoded by the coding sequence ATGGACGACCAGTGGTACGACGCCGAGGCGGGCCCGCTCGTGCGCCCGTACGCCATGACCGGCGGGCGCACGAAGCCGGGGCCCCACGGCGTGCGTTTCGACCTCATCGCGCTGGTCGTGGTGGACCCGGCGGCCGGGGGAACGGGGGAGGAGGCACTGCTCGGCCCGGAGCACCGGGCGTTGCTGGGGCTCTGCCGCGACGAGACCCAGTCGGTGGCCGAACTCGCCGCCGACGCGGACCTGCCGGTGGGGGTGGTGCGGGTGCTGCTCGGTGACCTGTTGGAGGCGGGGCACGTCAAGGTCAGCCGTCCGGTGCCGCCCGCCCGGCTGCCGGAGATGCGGATTCTGCGGGAAGTCATCGAGGGATTGCGAGCGCTGTGA
- a CDS encoding ATP/GTP-binding protein translates to MGLHDNGPAGRGGSATDEELAALALKILVAGGFGVGKTTLVGAVSEIRPLRTEELLSEAGERVDDTGGVDQKTTTTVAMDFGRITIRSGLSLYLFGTPGQDRFWFLWDELALGALGAVVLADTRRLEDCFPAVDYFEHRRIPFVVAVNCFTDARRYGANDVARALDLEQGTPVVLCDARDKDSGKEVLIRLVEYAGRVHTARLLDSVGPQADPV, encoded by the coding sequence ATGGGACTGCACGACAACGGACCGGCGGGGCGGGGAGGTTCCGCGACGGACGAGGAACTGGCCGCGCTCGCTCTGAAGATCCTCGTGGCGGGGGGCTTCGGCGTCGGCAAGACCACGCTCGTGGGCGCGGTCAGCGAGATCAGGCCGCTGCGGACCGAAGAGCTGCTGAGCGAGGCCGGCGAGCGGGTCGACGACACCGGCGGGGTCGACCAGAAGACCACGACCACCGTGGCCATGGACTTCGGGCGGATCACGATCCGGTCCGGCCTGTCCCTGTACCTGTTCGGGACGCCGGGGCAGGACCGGTTCTGGTTCCTGTGGGACGAGCTCGCGCTGGGCGCCCTGGGTGCGGTGGTCCTCGCCGACACACGGCGGCTGGAGGACTGCTTCCCGGCCGTGGACTACTTCGAGCACCGGCGGATCCCGTTCGTGGTGGCCGTCAACTGCTTCACCGACGCGCGGCGTTACGGGGCCAACGACGTGGCGCGGGCCCTCGACCTGGAGCAGGGGACACCGGTGGTGCTGTGCGACGCCCGCGACAAGGACTCGGGAAAGGAAGTGCTGATCAGGCTCGTCGAGTACGCCGGGCGGGTGCACACCGCCCGGCTGCTCGATTCGGTCGGGCCGCAGGCCGATCCCGTGTGA
- a CDS encoding PPOX class F420-dependent oxidoreductase, with the protein MAQKMTQEEWRAFVSHSTRTGKLSTVREDGSPHIAPIWFVLDGDAFVFNTGKNTVKGRNLARDGRVALCVDDDRPPFSYVVLQGRAEISEDLEEMLPWATRIGSRYMGEDRGEAFGRRNAVPGELLVRVPIDKVIATAGIAD; encoded by the coding sequence ATGGCACAGAAGATGACTCAAGAGGAGTGGCGTGCGTTCGTCTCGCACTCCACCCGCACCGGAAAGCTGTCCACGGTCCGCGAGGACGGAAGCCCGCACATCGCTCCCATCTGGTTCGTTCTCGACGGTGACGCCTTCGTCTTCAACACCGGCAAGAACACCGTCAAGGGGCGGAATCTGGCCCGGGACGGCCGGGTCGCCCTCTGCGTGGACGACGACCGGCCGCCCTTCTCCTACGTCGTGCTCCAGGGGCGCGCCGAGATCAGCGAGGACCTGGAGGAGATGCTCCCCTGGGCGACGCGGATCGGCTCCCGCTACATGGGCGAGGACCGCGGCGAGGCCTTCGGCCGCCGCAACGCCGTCCCCGGCGAACTCCTCGTCCGCGTACCCATCGACAAGGTGATCGCGACCGCCGGCATCGCCGACTGA